From a single Osmerus eperlanus chromosome 8, fOsmEpe2.1, whole genome shotgun sequence genomic region:
- the LOC134024890 gene encoding uncharacterized protein LOC134024890 isoform X2 has product MNKFYTLVAGDTTGCHVEMNRNLTSRGLTEVKSPADCDVIMAYCPVVSRLGTDLEAAMERIPAGKPVILVVLHHTFNPDYTVPDSSRHVTGQVIHIVDVLFHNTEGGLLKCSHNDKAVDQILNVITKSRAPVPGSNTDPSPPPVNYQCAEMNKFYTLVAGDTTGCHVEMNRNLTSRGLTEVMSPSDCDVIMAYCPVVSRLGTDLEAAMERIPAGKPVILVVLHHTFNPDYTVPDCSRHVTGQVIHIVDVLFHNTEGGLLKCSHNDKAVDQILNVITKSRAPVPGSNTDPSPPPVNYQCAEMNKFYTLVAGDTRGCHVDINGNLTSRGLTEVMSPSDCDVIMAYCPVVSRLGTDLEAAMERIPAGKPVILVVLHHTFNPDYTVPDCSRHVTGQVIHIVDVLFHDSKGGLLKCSQNAKAVAEILHCLPSSKAPVGMPGSCLCSCLCSWS; this is encoded by the exons ATGAACAAGTTCTACACTCTTGTGGCCGGGGATACTACGGGGTGTCATGTGGAGATGAACAGAAATCTCACCTCAAGAGGCCTGACTGAAGTGAAGTCACCAGCagactgtgatgtcatcatggcTTACTGTCCAGTTGTCTCTCGACTAGGGACTGATCTTGAGGCAGCTATGGAAAGAATTCCAG CTGGTAAACCAGTCATCCTAGTGGTGCTGCATCACACCTTCAACCCAGACTACACTGTACCTGACAGCAGCAGACATGTGACCGGTCAAGTCATTCACATTGTGGACGTTCTGTTCCACAACACTGAAGGAGGACTCCTGAAGTGTTCTCACAATGACAAAGCTGTGGATCAGATTCTGAATGTCATCACTAAG TCCCGGGCTCCAGTTCCAGGCTCAAACACAGACCCATCTCCACCTCCTGTCAACTACCAG TGTGCAGAAATGAACAAGTTCTACACTCTTGTGGCCGGGGATACTACGGGGTGTCATGTGGAGATGAACAGAAATCTCACCTCAAGAGGCCTGACTGAAGTGATGTCACCATCagactgtgatgtcatcatggcTTACTGTCCAGTTGTCTCTCGACTAGGGACTGATCTTGAGGCAGCTATGGAAAGAATTCCAG CTGGTAAACCAGTCATCCTAGTGGTGCTGCATCACACCTTCAACCCAGACTACACTGTACCTGACTGCAGCAGACATGTGACCGGTCAAGTCATTCACATTGTGGACGTTCTGTTCCACAACACTGAAGGAGGACTCCTGAAGTGTTCTCACAATGACAAAGCTGTGGATCAGATTCTGAATGTCATCACTAAG TCCCGGGCTCCAGTTCCAGGCTCAAACACAGACCCATCTCCACCTCCTGTCAACTACCAG TGTGCAGAAATGAACAAGTTCTACACTCTTGTGGCCGGGGATACTAGGGGGTGTCATGTGGACATTAACGGAAATCTCACCTCAAGAGGCCTGACTGAAGTGATGTCACCATCagactgtgatgtcatcatggcTTACTGTCCAGTTGTCTCTCGACTAGGGACTGATCTTGAGGCAGCTATGGAAAGAATTCCAG CTGGTAAACCAGTCATCCTAGTGGTGCTGCATCACACCTTCAACCCAGACTACACTGTACCTGACTGCAGCAGACATGTGACCGGTCAAGTCATTCACATTGTGGACGTTCTGTTCCATGACTCCAAAGGAGGACTCCTGAAGTGTTCTCAAAACGCCAAAGCTGTGGCTGAGATTCTGCACTGCCTCCCAAGTTCTAAG GCACCTGTAGGCATGCCCGGATCCTGTTTGTGCTCCTGTTTGTGTTCCTGGTCCTGA
- the LOC134024890 gene encoding uncharacterized protein LOC134024890 isoform X1, with translation MNKFYTLVAGDTTGCHVEMNRNLTSRGLTEVKSPADCDVIMAYCPVVSRLGTDLEAAMERIPAGKPVILVVLHHTFNPDYTVPDSSRHVTGQVIHIVDVLFHNTEGGLLKCSHNDKAVDQILNVITKSRAPVPGSNTDPSPPPVNYQCAEMNKFYTLVAGDTTGCHVEMNRNLTSRGLTEVMSPSDCDVIMAYCPVVSRLGTDLEAAMERIPAGKPVILVVLHHTFNPDYTVPDCSRHVTGQVIHIVDVLFHNTEGGLLKCSHNDKAVDQILNVITKSRAPVPGSNTDPSPPPVNYQCAEMNKFYTLVAGDTRGCHVDINGNLTSRGLTEVMSPSDCDVIMAYCPVVSRLGTDLEAAMERIPAGKPVILVVLHHTFNPDYTVPDCSRHVTGQVIHIVDVLFHDSKGGLLKCSQNAKAVAEILHCLPSSKVSHPSYTSLINSVLCDDVNIVLLLLLCSVPQERVVLPD, from the exons ATGAACAAGTTCTACACTCTTGTGGCCGGGGATACTACGGGGTGTCATGTGGAGATGAACAGAAATCTCACCTCAAGAGGCCTGACTGAAGTGAAGTCACCAGCagactgtgatgtcatcatggcTTACTGTCCAGTTGTCTCTCGACTAGGGACTGATCTTGAGGCAGCTATGGAAAGAATTCCAG CTGGTAAACCAGTCATCCTAGTGGTGCTGCATCACACCTTCAACCCAGACTACACTGTACCTGACAGCAGCAGACATGTGACCGGTCAAGTCATTCACATTGTGGACGTTCTGTTCCACAACACTGAAGGAGGACTCCTGAAGTGTTCTCACAATGACAAAGCTGTGGATCAGATTCTGAATGTCATCACTAAG TCCCGGGCTCCAGTTCCAGGCTCAAACACAGACCCATCTCCACCTCCTGTCAACTACCAG TGTGCAGAAATGAACAAGTTCTACACTCTTGTGGCCGGGGATACTACGGGGTGTCATGTGGAGATGAACAGAAATCTCACCTCAAGAGGCCTGACTGAAGTGATGTCACCATCagactgtgatgtcatcatggcTTACTGTCCAGTTGTCTCTCGACTAGGGACTGATCTTGAGGCAGCTATGGAAAGAATTCCAG CTGGTAAACCAGTCATCCTAGTGGTGCTGCATCACACCTTCAACCCAGACTACACTGTACCTGACTGCAGCAGACATGTGACCGGTCAAGTCATTCACATTGTGGACGTTCTGTTCCACAACACTGAAGGAGGACTCCTGAAGTGTTCTCACAATGACAAAGCTGTGGATCAGATTCTGAATGTCATCACTAAG TCCCGGGCTCCAGTTCCAGGCTCAAACACAGACCCATCTCCACCTCCTGTCAACTACCAG TGTGCAGAAATGAACAAGTTCTACACTCTTGTGGCCGGGGATACTAGGGGGTGTCATGTGGACATTAACGGAAATCTCACCTCAAGAGGCCTGACTGAAGTGATGTCACCATCagactgtgatgtcatcatggcTTACTGTCCAGTTGTCTCTCGACTAGGGACTGATCTTGAGGCAGCTATGGAAAGAATTCCAG CTGGTAAACCAGTCATCCTAGTGGTGCTGCATCACACCTTCAACCCAGACTACACTGTACCTGACTGCAGCAGACATGTGACCGGTCAAGTCATTCACATTGTGGACGTTCTGTTCCATGACTCCAAAGGAGGACTCCTGAAGTGTTCTCAAAACGCCAAAGCTGTGGCTGAGATTCTGCACTGCCTCCCAAGTTCTAAGGTTTCACATCCTTCTTACACTAGTTTGATAAACAGTGTTTTATGTGATGATGTGAACATTGTACTGCTACTCTTGTTGTGTTCTGTCCCCCAGGAGAGAGTGGTGCTCCCAGATTAA